The segment CACTGTCATCCCTTCCAAAGTGCAGTGACACTTCACTATCACTTCGTTCTTTTTCTACTGGAAAGGAGGGATGAGGGGGATGGATGGTATATGTGTCTCCGGTTCCATTTAAACAGGCCAAGGCCATACAATGTGGGATATAGTGTCGCAAAGCTGCACTGTCCGATACGGCTGTCACTAGTCACAGGCAGTTAATTTAGAAATTCAGGTATTTGGTCATACCAGACACATTTTGGGTGTTCGAAAGTACAAACAGAGAACACTTCCATCATTGCGAAAGCTCTACTAGACAGCCCTGATACAGAGGAGGCTGAGAAATGGGACCCACAGGCTTCAGTTCTCTGTCTCACCTTATCCAATTGACCTGATTTATTATATTTCTCTTCTGCGAAAACCAGCTCCATCTCACTCATGTCATTGTTGAGGATGAAACAAACTTTAGATTTGTAGAATTCTGGGTCATCTGTTTCAAAGTACTGAGGAGACAAAAAGACACAGAACACATGACCACTCTCACccagaaataaaatttgtaacTGCCTGGAACCACTTACCCCTTCAAAcctcaaaaataataaacagaggTTGGAGAGATTCCAGAGTTAATGGCCAGGGGACTTAGCAGGAAACACATACCTAAGACCTTACCTTGTAATGCATACGTAGTCCTATGATTTGGGCCAAGAAAGAACGGGTGAAGCGAGCTCGGACCAACTGCTTGTAGGCTCCTCCTAGAGCGGACTCATAGAGACACTTGCCCACCAGGCGCCCTGCAAACTCATACATCTTTAGGCGCAGATGAGTGGGGCGATTAGGGTTAGGGTGCACCTGTCAAAGAGAGATAAAAGGTCCTGGATCGTTTTTCTTCAAGCCTAGTTCTGGAAAGATTCTCCCTCCACAACTCTATCCCAAGGGAGCAAGAATTTCAGTGTTAGGATCAAGGAGCCCATCCAAATGGCATTGTTTGGTAGCCACCACCGAGTAATTCAAAGTGACTGGAGGATAAAGGACAAATATGGACTTACAATAAACTGAAGAATCTTCTACTGATTTTGTGGTCACTGGCTACAAACAGAAGTCAATCAGTGGATGATATAATGCCTCTTCCCTAAACCAGAACCTCTTTCAGCCAGAGTCTACTTCCCTACTCCCCTAGTCAAAGACCTTGTACAGAGTTCAGTTGCTTCAGGGATGTTCTGAAAGTGGcttaattattaaaatactaaGGAGTAGAACAGCCTCTGCACTGTAATGCTTTTTATTCATCTGTCTGCATTTTCTCTTAGAGATGAAATAAGGAAGACAAAGAGGGGGGAGGTAATCTGATTAGTTCAAATTCTTACTAGTCTCTCCATCCTAACACAATCCACACTTTGCTCCCACCCCCGGGGAAGTCACAGACTCACTAATGCTTGGTTGGTGTCACTGAATCGGGTGAAGAGCTGATTGGTGGTGTCAAATAGTGCTTTGCAGATTAACTCAAACCATTCCCGACGAGGCCCTCCCCAGTCCAGAGCTGGAAAGtacaataaaaatcaaaagtgaTGCTGGCTTATCaccttttatcatttttgttcatttattcatcattttataCTCCCTGATCCTTCCTCCCTCCATTCCACCACATTGGTGTCCAATATTCCAACCCACCTTAActgtggacattttttttttgaaatcccACCTCATTCTGTAGGATTAAAGGTATTCTAATCACTAAGCTGATGCGCTCTAGCGTGGAAACACAGATCAGAGATCCCAGGAACTGCTGCTTCTCTTGGTACTACAAAGGTTACTCTGCCCTTCTGCTTCAAACTCATAAGAGCTCACCTTCCAAATCCTTGTCCGTCTGTGTTCTACAAGCTCAACCAAGCCATCTAGCCAGTAAACACCACCCTTTTGGTCTTGACTCATGACTTCTTTTTCCCTGGGAAAAAGAAGCTGGAGCAGGGGTGGCAAGCATGTGTAGGAgggttgttttcagtttctgTGGATGTCGTGTAAGGAGACAGGGAGGAGTGGGAAGGAGAGTTAAAAAAGATGAGTGGGAAATTTCAAAACTGACCTTCTTCATCCTGAAAAACCACTTCAAAGTTCTTGCTCCAATCTGAGATGGAAAAATTCCGAGTGGCTTTCAGAGACTGAAAagcagtaaaagaaaagaaattgtcaGAACACTGGCCAGTGCCTCTTGGGTGTTAAAGACAAAAACACAAGAACATTACCACTGTCCATTTAATAGTCAGAAGTATTTGGAAGCAATATGTTACTCAAAAATAAGCTTTAACAATAccatcttaaatttaaaatgcacATATCTCCAGAAgaaatttaagataaaaaaaatcaaattcatatTTATACCATTGCCTGACTGGAAAGTTGAAACTTTATTTCTTAACAGTCCTCATTTTATTAATGagaaaacttgaaataaaaatggctcAAATCAGTAAGCTGTCAGCAAGAGAACCAAGGAGTCTTGGTTTTCAGTAAAGTACAGTCTACCCACTAGACATCTTAATCCACAAGGCTAGGTTCAGACAGGGAGCCATGCCACAAGGAGAAAGTGGCTGAGAAAAGGGGTTTCCAGTCACACCTGCCAGAGCCAAACATCACAAACACTTTCTGGACAGGGACCAAAGCCTTCTCATTGTCAAGGAATGTGAGAACTATGCCAGTGTCTGTGCAGTGGAGACAGAAACACATCAGGTGTTCCTTTTCCATCAGACCAGAGTGACAACAaaaatcatttccttttaatCCCGTAAGAGCTCTTCTTAACCCTGGAATTCAAGAACAGGAACTTTCTTCTGTAACGACAACTTAATACCTGCCTTCCATAGGAAGTCCATGAGATTGTTCGGGAACTAGTCAAGAACAGATTTTATAGCCAATGTGTCAACTAGTCTCTCCCCTCAATTAACATACCTCCAACAAATCTGCCCCAAATTCAGTATAGCCAAACACAAAGGACAGCGCTTAACATGTTTAAAGAAGACAAAGATGTGTGTTTCATAAAAACAATAACCTGCAGGATATAACCAAATAGCACAGAGGTTTCTAGCTGGAAATTTTTGATAACTGTTCAACTGCTGACATGAAAGAAACTTTACTCACCGATTCCAACAAGGCATGTCTGCTGACCTTCAGGGTGACTTTAGAATGTGGTCTTTTCATATGTACCTGCCGAAGCTCTCGATGGAAAAAATTCACCTTGTCCTGAAAGGTCTCGGAGCCTCCTGAGGAGCAGCAAGATCCATCATGATTACAGAATCCTTACAAGTCCCCTGTGTAGGCCACCCCTACATCCTCATGTACTCAGCGTATCTAGGGTCACTGCCTTCCCCATCAGACTCCCTGTCCAACCTCACCTATGTTCTTGTGGAGCGAGCGAATAAACGTGGCCGCTAAGATGTTCCTCTCCTTACAGCTGAGCTCCACAGGAGGCTGAATGCCGTCATCCACCACAAGGGTGAGCAGCTTATGGACAGGGTCAGGGCCAAGGTATGAAaactaacaaaaggaaaaaaaaaaaagaaagaattactcTGTGAAGCCCTCAAATCCACCAAAAATCCTTCACATCCCTACCCTTCTGCACCAACCAACAAAAACAAGTTAAGCCTATTTTATCCAAGTAAGTACCTACCAGGAgtacatttccttatttttcacttCAGGTGGGGGGTGCAGCTCAGCAGTAGAGCACATGCATTGCATGTATGAGGCCTGGGTTTCATCCCCGGAACCTCCAGGCATTGATTCCATTTTGAGACTTTGTCCTCTACCACTgtgccagtggtgaagaacccgcctgccaatgcaggagatacaaaagacgggggctcgatccctggcctgggatgatcccctggagaaggaaatggcagcccactccagtattcttgcctggaaaagttcatggacagaggagcctgatgggctagagtccgtggggtcacaaagagtcagacacaactgagtgacggagCATGCTCTAtgattcagattttattttaaactgagtCATAGAGACCACCTGTAAGGATCACAGGCAAGGTAAGTAAGAATCACAGGTAATACTACAGACtttcaaacataaaatataaGAAGTGTGAAAGCTGTAAGGATATGTAAAACAGCAAATGAATACCTGAATAGGTTGGGCAAACTGGCTGGAGGAAAATGATTTGCCAGTAGATTTCAAAagctcagaaatttaaaaaaaaaaaaaaaattttttttaatagatgagacCACTGGTGCTGAAACAGTTAGTTTTGGCACATTAGGAAGCCAAGTTCAGGTCAGAGCTCCAATACTCTCTCCATTAGCTTAGTCTTAGGGGCAGGAGAGAATTGTTGAAGTATTTTGACTTCTACTAACTACTGTTTCTGTAGGCATGTGTCCTCCTACAACTATTGCCTTCATAAGGAGGTAGCATCTGCTTCTTTATTTGGCAATGAATCCTGTGTGCACAATGAGAATTTCCAGAAACACCAAAAGCCcttctgggaaaaaataaaaggttgaGATGTTGGAGGCTGAAGCCTGTTCTACATGAACCGGATGTAAGGTTTAACTTACTTTGGTTCCAGGGCATACCCGGAAGGTGTAAAGACGCCAGGGAATGATTTTCAGGTAGAACTCCTTCACTGAGAATTGCTGGAGGACCaacacacagaaaatgaaatgaatgactaAGAGGTTCTGTTTGGGTATTGTATTTCAAATACCTGTCCCCATCCGTATTTTCCATGATAGCCCTTTTCCTCTCTAAACAAGGAGGATAATTTAGTCAGGACTGAAATCAAATAGAAAACATCAATTCCACCTAAAAACaggcaaatttaaaatattgttgtCACACTTTCACAAAGCGTGACATTGTTGTCGCAATTTCACAAAGATGTCTCATAACCTTAATACTCAGGTCTTACTACCATTTCCAAATATCTGAGATCAGGTTTTCACTTTACAAGTAGAGAACATTTCAAAATCAACATTTCATTTCACTACAAACAATCAGACTCTCCTCCTGCTTAGCCAGATACTTCTCAGAGAGACTTCTTCCAAATCAGTGGACAGGGAACACCAGTGGCCCCTGCCCACTGCTTTATCCCTATCAGAATGCCAGCAAGGATGTGCTGGGGATGATGGTGTCAGGGCGGGTGGGGGGAGTCGCATACGGAAGAGTTCACAAAACCCTATatgtaagaataaaaagaagtctCTTGccattcaaaaaaaagaaaagacaatgcAATAACTTTTTAAGCTAAAAAGACCCCTCTGTTATCTGAACAAATAGTAGGTCaggtttttttcttgatttttaaaaaaattcttcattaAAGAACATTTCAAACACATACTAAAGAAAACAGTACAATGAATTATCACCAGCTTCAACAATAATCAATTCATAGCCAATCTCACTTCATCTCTACCTTACCATTTCCCTCATAGCCATTCCCCAGGACAAATGAAGGCTAGATGTTTAAATGATGAATGGTACACAGTGAAGTGTTCTGAAGTAGAACAGAATTAGAACTCAGTTTTTGCTATGAGATTAAAGGAATGTAATGGGATGGTTCGAGTCTCGTTTTTCTGAGGTCTgtataaataagcaaaatacaaACACTAAAAAAGAAACTCCCTAACACAAAGTGTCTCTCAGCTCAGGGGCCTTGGGAAGTTCACCTCCCTTGTCTCTGCCAAACTTTCTCTATTCTAACCCTGTACCCCGATGATGACATCTCTTGTGGTTTCACAAATCACAGCATGAAAGATCAAATTGTTCCCAAACGGCACAAAGGGCCAACAGTGATTTTACCCTAGTGAGAAATTATTAATGGTTAAAAGTAGCTTTCTTTAAAACTCTAGAGCCGTGCCTTGAAAAATCTTCCCAGGAGCGATCAAACAGCAGAACGCCCCAGGTGCTCGAAAGTACCAAGGCACAGACTCTCTGGACAGAGGTGTAATCCAGTCCAAGCCTGAAAGAGGCAGAAGAGGCGGTATAGCCTTTTGCTCAATGGGAAGCCGTCTCTTAGTATCCCTGAACCCCCACAAGGTGATGATTGCACCCTGATTCTCAGACCATTGCTGGGTGGGTTTGGTTACCAAATATGAGCAGGCTCGGGCAGGGACAAGAGTGGGAGTGCCAACCTTGGGTGACACGTAGCAGTACACCTTCTTCGGTTTCTTCACCTTCTCAGGGGTGTGACACTCAGAGGGTGAGtcttcatcttcctcctccagagCTGTGGAGGGCCGGCGCTGGGCAGAGCTCGTGTGCATGGGTGGGAGGTGCCACGGCGTGCTGGTGCAGTTGGCAGCATTATACAGATAAGCTTCAAAGTAAATGCTCACTCCTGAGGTGGACACGTTGCGTTCAACGATATTCCTCTCGTTCTCTGAAGTGCAACAAGGAATAAGGTTTAAAGTGCAAGACAGGAGAGGAAACTGCCCATCACCAGACCTTCAGTCCACAGGTCTCTAAACCAAGTTTTGGTCCAAATACCAaatatttggggtgggggggttagATGACTGCAGATGTGCAAAGGACAAGTGGCTTGGGAAGAGGACTAATTCACAGCTCTCCTCTCAACTCACCACTTAGGACAATGATGTCAAATTCACCATTGTTGATTGGCTGGTTTTGGTATGAGATGCAGGCATGGAAGCAGCCTCGAGAATGCAGGGTGAGCCGCAGGAATACCTGGCAGGTCTGCCGGTTGGACGTCACTGACTTCTCAAATGAGACACCGGTACTCTCCTCTTCCGGAGGACCAAGCTACACGAGGAAAACGAAGCCATCACCAACCACACATAATTTTCCCTGCTTGTGCAGAAATTTACAAAGAACTTTCCTACTTTGAGCTAATCTAAGTCTCAGAAGGCTGGCACCATGGTCAGGGAGAAGGAGACGGATCAAAGTGACCTAGATGGGAGCCTGCTCACCTCATGAATGGACAGGCTGTAGTTGTGCTCATCTCTCAAGGATGTGGAATTGTTGGTAGGGTTGTCATATTCATCTCGGGGCACTATTTGAAGAGTGTGTGGCTGCCCACAGGTCAACACCAGGGTAGAAAAATGGCACACAATTTTGGTCTTGGAAGGAACCACCATTCCTGGAATAAAGACAAGGGAAGGTAATGTCAGAGAGGTGATTTTCAGGACACAGAGATCTACTCAGTCAGTGAGTCCTAGAAAGCTGGGTGCCTGCCCAATTCCTAGGGATAAACAATACCATTATgagccagagagaaagaaagaaaacagagagattaACTCAAATGAACTTCTGGGAACTCATTTTTACAAATTCCTATCTACTCCAAGCACTAACCACAATGACAGAATAAATTGGAGGAAACAGAAGTGAGAGTTACAGATATAGTGCCTAGAATCCCACTGGGAACCTACAAGTGAAACTGGccttaaaaataagtgaataactGTAACACAAAcaaatcttaaatatttaaggGCAAATCTAACAAAACCCATGGAAGACTTGTatattgaaaactacaaaatgctgATTATAGAAATAAGTTCAGAGGCATACCATGTTTATGAATTCAGagactcaacatagtaaagatg is part of the Bos indicus x Bos taurus breed Angus x Brahman F1 hybrid chromosome 10, Bos_hybrid_MaternalHap_v2.0, whole genome shotgun sequence genome and harbors:
- the AREL1 gene encoding apoptosis-resistant E3 ubiquitin protein ligase 1 isoform X1, with protein sequence MFYVIGGITVSVVAFFFTIKFLFELAARVVSFLQNEDRERRGDRTIYDYVRGNYLDPRSCKVSWDWKDPYEVGHSMAFRVHLFYKNGQPFPAHRPVGLRVHISHVELAVDIPVTQEVLQEPSSNVVKVAFTVRRAGRYEISVKLGGLNVAYSPYYKIFQPGMVVPSKTKIVCHFSTLVLTCGQPHTLQIVPRDEYDNPTNNSTSLRDEHNYSLSIHELGPPEEESTGVSFEKSVTSNRQTCQVFLRLTLHSRGCFHACISYQNQPINNGEFDIIVLSENERNIVERNVSTSGVSIYFEAYLYNAANCTSTPWHLPPMHTSSAQRRPSTALEEEDEDSPSECHTPEKVKKPKKVYCYVSPKQFSVKEFYLKIIPWRLYTFRVCPGTKFSYLGPDPVHKLLTLVVDDGIQPPVELSCKERNILAATFIRSLHKNIGGSETFQDKVNFFHRELRQVHMKRPHSKVTLKVSRHALLESSLKATRNFSISDWSKNFEVVFQDEEALDWGGPRREWFELICKALFDTTNQLFTRFSDTNQALVHPNPNRPTHLRLKMYEFAGRLVGKCLYESALGGAYKQLVRARFTRSFLAQIIGLRMHYKYFETDDPEFYKSKVCFILNNDMSEMELVFAEEKYNKSGQLDKVVELMTGGAQTPVTNANKIFYLNLLAQYRLASQVKEEVEHFLKGLNELVPENLLAIFDENELELLMCGTGDISVSDFKAHAVVIGGSWHFREKVMRWFWTVVSSLTQEELARLLQFTTGSSQLPPGGFAALCPSFQIIAAPTHSTLPTAHTCFNQLCLPTYDSYEEVHRMLQLAISEGCEGFGMF
- the AREL1 gene encoding apoptosis-resistant E3 ubiquitin protein ligase 1 isoform X2 is translated as MFYVIGGITVSVVAFFFTIKFLFELAARVVSFLQNEDRERRGDRTIYDYVRGNYLDPRSCKVSWDWKDPYELFYKNGQPFPAHRPVGLRVHISHVELAVDIPVTQEVLQEPSSNVVKVAFTVRRAGRYEISVKLGGLNVAYSPYYKIFQPGMVVPSKTKIVCHFSTLVLTCGQPHTLQIVPRDEYDNPTNNSTSLRDEHNYSLSIHELGPPEEESTGVSFEKSVTSNRQTCQVFLRLTLHSRGCFHACISYQNQPINNGEFDIIVLSENERNIVERNVSTSGVSIYFEAYLYNAANCTSTPWHLPPMHTSSAQRRPSTALEEEDEDSPSECHTPEKVKKPKKVYCYVSPKQFSVKEFYLKIIPWRLYTFRVCPGTKFSYLGPDPVHKLLTLVVDDGIQPPVELSCKERNILAATFIRSLHKNIGGSETFQDKVNFFHRELRQVHMKRPHSKVTLKVSRHALLESSLKATRNFSISDWSKNFEVVFQDEEALDWGGPRREWFELICKALFDTTNQLFTRFSDTNQALVHPNPNRPTHLRLKMYEFAGRLVGKCLYESALGGAYKQLVRARFTRSFLAQIIGLRMHYKYFETDDPEFYKSKVCFILNNDMSEMELVFAEEKYNKSGQLDKVVELMTGGAQTPVTNANKIFYLNLLAQYRLASQVKEEVEHFLKGLNELVPENLLAIFDENELELLMCGTGDISVSDFKAHAVVIGGSWHFREKVMRWFWTVVSSLTQEELARLLQFTTGSSQLPPGGFAALCPSFQIIAAPTHSTLPTAHTCFNQLCLPTYDSYEEVHRMLQLAISEGCEGFGMF